In Methanobacterium formicicum, a single genomic region encodes these proteins:
- a CDS encoding DUF1616 domain-containing protein — protein sequence MKVEGLISIIIIIGIILGIIGIFYIILNPNEGDNYTEFYLLGTKGKASDYPTNLNVNQIGNLIVGVANHENLNSNYLLKITENNKTLKNEKITLKNNEQIEIPFNFSENSPGQYKIQFDLYKLPDTKNVYRSLFILVNVN from the coding sequence ATGAAGGTTGAAGGACTTATTTCCATAATAATAATAATTGGCATAATACTAGGGATCATTGGAATATTTTATATAATATTAAATCCCAATGAAGGTGATAACTATACAGAATTCTACCTACTGGGAACAAAAGGGAAAGCGAGTGATTATCCCACTAATCTAAACGTTAACCAAATTGGTAATCTTATTGTGGGTGTAGCTAACCATGAAAATTTGAATTCAAACTATCTGCTTAAAATTACTGAAAATAACAAAACATTAAAAAATGAGAAAATAACCCTCAAAAACAATGAACAAATTGAAATACCATTCAACTTTTCCGAAAATTCTCCAGGCCAATATAAAATTCAATTTGATTTATATAAATTGCCGGACACAAAAAATGTTTACCGATCACTTTTCATTCTGGTAAATGTAAATTAG
- a CDS encoding glycosyltransferase family 39 protein translates to MDRAQDNGSFFDKLGELLHQPLTILILITGVLVAYLLKVQIKIGVPYWDVFNYLNNALHFANMGSSGVVNHLPPLIPVVTSLVFRMGYVSVDVIFLISGLIFILGVIGLYLLLKERFDPTKSLAGSLIFISLPVIMAWAVSGGIDLPGVVFSIWALYFLVIGLNKDSKFLFLVLPLLVVSLLTRYTAGLIVVPMIFYILANLNQVKEILHMKKKVILGILIELGVLLAIFTYFILQLDTSALFGLFFDVVTSSSSGVEDVAYNSNLLYFLQNSLNYISLGPVQGTYRQLLNPSEGIPSVVAYMIAIISVMGISSYIYRVLSTGKENDISRANLANLGKLIVVLVLFMGLVLSFYNKSLILSEIFLLVLVYLLYRFMARGKFVVDSKLALDLMFLSWFGAYFIFHGILPFKVDRYFITMAPAFTYFIILGLSQFMGELKPRIKGLNSKSGWIYLMVALICLSSATATYIGHTPQKTFTVDINNASEWIKGYDPGYSSKVIGSDYPNAVTWYLHQDTTGAYPKNYNNTEEFADYLQENGVYYYFDSNKSHPNLQGYHIIKTFGVVAIYEKTTP, encoded by the coding sequence TTGGACCGAGCCCAAGATAATGGATCTTTTTTTGATAAGTTAGGTGAATTGCTTCACCAACCACTGACCATACTGATCCTGATTACAGGAGTGCTGGTTGCTTATCTTTTGAAGGTTCAAATAAAAATAGGTGTTCCTTACTGGGATGTTTTCAACTATCTGAATAATGCCCTTCATTTTGCAAATATGGGAAGTAGTGGAGTTGTTAATCACCTACCACCCCTGATTCCCGTAGTGACCTCCCTTGTTTTCAGAATGGGATATGTTTCCGTGGATGTAATATTCCTTATAAGTGGTTTAATATTTATTTTAGGAGTCATTGGATTATATTTACTGTTAAAGGAGAGATTCGATCCTACCAAGAGTTTAGCCGGGAGTTTAATTTTCATTTCCTTACCAGTGATAATGGCTTGGGCTGTAAGTGGAGGTATAGATCTTCCAGGAGTTGTTTTTTCAATTTGGGCACTTTATTTCCTGGTAATTGGATTAAATAAGGATTCAAAGTTTTTGTTTTTGGTACTGCCACTTTTGGTTGTCTCCTTACTCACCAGGTACACTGCGGGTTTGATAGTCGTCCCCATGATTTTCTACATTTTGGCTAATCTAAACCAGGTTAAAGAGATTCTCCACATGAAAAAGAAGGTTATTTTGGGAATTTTAATAGAGCTTGGAGTTTTATTGGCCATTTTCACATACTTCATACTGCAGCTGGACACCAGTGCCCTATTCGGACTGTTTTTTGATGTTGTAACCTCTTCATCCTCCGGTGTGGAAGATGTAGCTTACAACTCAAACTTATTATATTTCCTTCAGAATTCGTTGAATTATATCTCGTTAGGACCAGTTCAGGGCACTTACCGTCAATTATTGAATCCTTCTGAAGGTATTCCTTCGGTAGTGGCATATATGATTGCCATAATAAGTGTTATGGGAATTTCTTCATATATTTACCGGGTTTTAAGCACTGGAAAGGAAAATGATATTTCACGGGCCAATCTTGCCAATTTAGGAAAGCTCATCGTGGTTTTAGTTCTCTTCATGGGTTTAGTTCTCAGTTTCTATAATAAATCTCTAATTCTGAGCGAAATTTTCTTACTGGTCTTGGTGTATCTTTTATATAGATTTATGGCCCGGGGAAAATTTGTAGTGGATAGTAAATTAGCTCTGGACCTGATGTTTTTATCCTGGTTTGGTGCCTATTTCATATTCCACGGCATTTTACCCTTTAAAGTGGATAGATATTTCATCACCATGGCCCCGGCATTTACTTATTTCATAATTTTGGGTTTAAGTCAATTTATGGGGGAACTAAAACCTAGAATTAAAGGCCTAAATTCTAAATCCGGATGGATTTATTTAATGGTAGCATTAATATGTTTATCATCAGCTACCGCTACCTACATTGGACACACCCCCCAAAAAACATTCACCGTGGATATAAACAATGCCAGTGAATGGATTAAAGGATATGACCCCGGTTACAGTAGTAAAGTAATTGGTTCGGATTACCCCAACGCAGTAACCTGGTATCTCCACCAAGACACCACTGGAGCGTATCCAAAAAATTACAATAATACCGAGGAATTCGCTGACTATCTGCAAGAAAACGGGGTTTACTATTATTTTGATTCCAATAAATCCCATCC
- a CDS encoding SDR family oxidoreductase produces MRNKKVAVTGGLGFIGSHLVERLCQENEVVIVDNETTGSIKNIKHLDFSNISLDLGDITEIDLVNSFEGCDYVFHHAAMASVPASVADPIQCNLVNITGTLKVLLAARDSGVKKVVFASSAAVYGDNTNLPLSESTPLKPVSPYALSKAVGEMYCQLFADIYELPTIALRYFNVFGPRQDPNSQYASVIPHFISRILKGERPVIFGDGEQSRDFIYVKHIVEANLRACLSDYTGAYNIATGKRTTINQLVPVINQTLGKNMGPIYEEPRPGDIKHSLADVSKAEVLNFKPSINFADELGETVQWFVKNQ; encoded by the coding sequence ATGAGAAATAAGAAAGTAGCAGTTACTGGGGGTCTTGGGTTTATTGGCTCCCATCTGGTGGAGAGGCTCTGCCAAGAAAATGAAGTGGTTATTGTGGATAATGAAACCACAGGCAGTATAAAAAATATCAAACATCTTGATTTCAGTAACATTAGCCTGGATCTGGGGGATATAACAGAAATTGATCTGGTAAACTCCTTTGAAGGTTGTGATTATGTTTTCCACCATGCAGCCATGGCCAGTGTGCCGGCCAGTGTAGCTGATCCTATCCAGTGTAATTTAGTAAATATCACAGGTACTCTGAAAGTTCTTTTAGCTGCCCGTGACAGTGGAGTTAAAAAGGTGGTTTTCGCCTCATCAGCAGCTGTTTATGGTGATAACACTAACTTACCTTTATCTGAAAGCACCCCCCTTAAACCAGTTTCACCCTATGCCCTGAGTAAAGCTGTGGGAGAAATGTACTGTCAGTTGTTTGCGGATATCTATGAATTACCCACCATTGCCCTTAGATATTTTAATGTTTTTGGCCCCCGGCAGGACCCTAATTCACAGTATGCTTCGGTAATTCCACATTTTATTAGCCGTATATTGAAGGGGGAAAGACCAGTTATTTTTGGTGATGGTGAACAGAGTAGGGACTTCATATACGTTAAACACATTGTGGAAGCAAATTTAAGAGCATGCCTGTCAGATTACACGGGTGCATATAATATAGCCACAGGAAAAAGAACTACTATCAATCAGCTGGTCCCGGTAATTAACCAAACACTGGGTAAAAATATGGGCCCCATTTACGAGGAACCACGACCCGGTGACATAAAACATTCCCTAGCTGATGTCTCCAAAGCAGAAGTATTAAACTTTAAACCATCCATCAATTTTGCTGATGAACTGGGCGAAACTGTGCAGTGGTTCGTTAAAAATCAATAG